A window of the Blastopirellula sediminis genome harbors these coding sequences:
- a CDS encoding HEAT repeat domain-containing protein: protein MDRRLALLVALLLPGCTGPTDTAQSEQTPVRVGQAEQEKQVMENPIDTSEFSLDEGSSDRAEMPTEENAQETAMPAAGKLPPLVVEGAPVPPEPFSGQENAPGTPIPEAVQRTLSSYSDESFDALVKLILTYPQAEVRAKACEKLDGMYDSRSAEALLTARAAVRDPDPSVRAAAVGAIRWGFEQDGWKAGEALGELVTVIQEEDAANAVLSTLQELGPAAAPTVPYLMALLDDPAVENKNDIVIALGAIGEPAKLAIAKIAAFAKESESNYAGRALGMLGAEKELLALLGDSTYGVRQTAYEGIRLLKDPHPPTVKAVLKGTTDETEWYERSTAAETLGAIRPSTPEIVDALVRLADDEQVFVRTAAYKSLAEIDPGDDRVVPILVRAIDKEDAQQKYEIQQALSKAKGSPEIRLQALLHLQLQNQDAFLGSLSQGGKEFYPLLKKIVADKTKSDQERAVALTTLGEMRDSLERNGKEVKEEIRAFAQGFTGSDQPAVLRGAAGVVMDDCGADDDETNDLILLAIQTDGLLETRKRAISTMGWREYAPALPTLIKILESQDEKLQRSTLEALGNYEEAAADAVPAIVALEFDPDDDQYDEQISVQARTLGAIGAHPELSRPLLEKLLAETKPEEYAYDTILLALCQVIAANDLDATAVLPPILSMLKNSEQQYERNPAFEMLTQLGPKGASTTELMIQYLESNYSSDREKAVEALESFGPAAKEAGPALAAAAGSWRDARQPLAALAAIKAGGPELAAVVPKLLQNVDERRHVLETLAAIGPSAGDAVPAVAEVLDSPDNWERKSAIEALAGMKEASKSAIPKLRELALNDPRSDVREAAGQALLQIAPDDPEVAEVAFAQLDLYDDEAVDKLLDDLGDGAAAYMIERTKSKEPSVRKNGLLLLSRTTIPRDEAVAIYRERLNDDDREVKGAAAAGMLKLGERTVEVANALVSTLSGEADDWEIQDKLYHLRQARPALVAVVLDKEKTPQLRHAAADLLIDPFDSADDPELRPLYEALAGDDASQQMWAALTLAGLSDHSAAVLKPLIAATKEEGTLGASAIRRLGGFLDADNEQRDKAEAALVELVAAEDEEVAETAVFALNDELTDASLAKITAMLKEERTKLPATRVLVSSSRSYELDAEMRQSLTAMFASYDDDVVERAVMVLAASGPSGVEAVVDVVADEESELSTETKGMMLLFIAHTYRSQRALKLNNETFLKLRKLITAEPQRLATSAAVVLAEGDVKDLLLGPALLHGFDWDEYLIQTYSLKSLRRRSWEADAVVPELIKRMPTETNDVRRFFFAQVLETLGKDDPAANDAVIDAITSVAENLRYQITRELSDATRERLAARLSEFDDPEKKSRALWGYYQSLYYQEVTAGPQAPAMLYEAVRSDDPEINLPAALALAQLDPQASDAVEPLMAELEAGPRADVCQGLRRLKDVAGPAVPRLIELLKVSDVFQSNAIAQVLGEIGPAAAPAVDELEKRVADERFRYPAIEALKGIGPAANRAAPAIIAQIRGSESLTPIAEALIAIGGPTDALIAEYQRRLADRYERYDVLADLPAIAAIKPIAPDLLSALNSDDSQLQIAAAKVIMRLEKQDPTYLAPLLTHVDAKNPKVSEAMIQAVAQQTDAAEKVLPVLSQKLTSPDKNVRAAAAAGIGSFKEKGKVLVPTLVPLVRDDSFGTSVIDSVGDIGPAAAPAVPELQKALIDLLQSDSNVAWRLWARHWGAIVALGKIGPASKPALPKLLELYGTAEEEWDKERLGEAIWKIDSEAAKQAGIEPPKEKEEE, encoded by the coding sequence ATGGACCGCCGTCTCGCGCTGCTTGTCGCCCTGTTGTTGCCTGGCTGTACCGGTCCGACTGATACCGCTCAGTCAGAACAAACGCCGGTTCGCGTCGGCCAGGCCGAGCAAGAAAAGCAAGTGATGGAGAATCCCATCGATACGAGCGAATTTTCACTGGACGAAGGTTCAAGCGATCGGGCGGAGATGCCAACCGAGGAGAACGCGCAAGAAACGGCGATGCCAGCCGCAGGCAAGCTTCCGCCGCTGGTTGTGGAAGGTGCGCCGGTTCCGCCGGAGCCCTTTTCCGGCCAAGAGAACGCACCCGGCACGCCGATTCCTGAAGCTGTCCAGCGAACGCTCTCTTCTTATTCGGACGAATCCTTTGACGCGCTGGTGAAATTGATCCTCACCTATCCCCAAGCGGAAGTCCGCGCGAAGGCCTGCGAAAAACTGGACGGGATGTACGACTCACGCAGCGCTGAAGCGTTGCTGACGGCGCGAGCCGCAGTGCGCGATCCTGATCCGAGCGTTCGCGCCGCCGCGGTCGGTGCGATTCGGTGGGGTTTTGAGCAGGACGGCTGGAAAGCGGGCGAGGCGCTGGGGGAATTGGTTACCGTAATTCAGGAAGAAGACGCAGCGAACGCCGTGTTGAGTACGCTGCAGGAACTGGGACCGGCCGCAGCGCCGACCGTACCCTACCTGATGGCGCTGCTCGACGATCCCGCCGTCGAAAACAAGAACGACATCGTTATTGCGCTGGGAGCGATCGGCGAACCCGCCAAGCTGGCGATCGCCAAAATCGCCGCGTTTGCAAAGGAGTCGGAAAGCAACTACGCCGGCCGAGCGCTGGGGATGTTGGGCGCTGAGAAGGAGCTGCTGGCTTTGCTTGGCGATTCGACCTACGGCGTTCGGCAGACCGCCTATGAAGGGATTCGTCTGCTGAAAGATCCTCATCCGCCGACAGTGAAAGCGGTCTTAAAAGGGACGACCGACGAGACGGAGTGGTACGAAAGATCGACCGCCGCCGAGACGCTCGGAGCGATTCGCCCGTCGACGCCGGAGATCGTCGATGCGCTGGTCCGGCTCGCCGACGACGAGCAAGTCTTCGTCCGGACCGCCGCCTACAAATCGTTGGCGGAAATCGATCCTGGGGACGATCGCGTCGTGCCGATTCTGGTCAGGGCGATCGACAAGGAAGATGCCCAGCAGAAGTATGAGATTCAACAGGCCCTGAGCAAGGCGAAAGGATCACCGGAGATTCGCTTGCAGGCGCTGTTGCATCTGCAGCTGCAGAACCAGGACGCTTTCCTCGGTTCGCTTTCGCAGGGAGGAAAGGAATTCTACCCGCTGTTGAAGAAGATCGTCGCCGACAAGACGAAATCGGATCAAGAGCGCGCGGTCGCGCTGACGACGCTCGGCGAAATGCGCGATTCGCTGGAGCGAAACGGCAAGGAAGTGAAGGAAGAAATTCGGGCGTTCGCGCAAGGCTTCACCGGCAGCGATCAGCCTGCGGTGCTGCGGGGGGCGGCAGGAGTGGTGATGGATGACTGCGGCGCCGATGACGACGAAACGAACGACTTGATTTTGCTCGCCATTCAAACCGATGGTTTGCTGGAAACGCGAAAGCGTGCGATCTCGACCATGGGATGGCGCGAGTACGCGCCGGCTCTGCCGACGCTGATCAAGATCCTCGAGTCGCAAGATGAAAAACTGCAGCGGTCGACGCTCGAAGCGCTCGGCAATTATGAAGAGGCCGCCGCGGATGCGGTTCCGGCGATTGTCGCCCTGGAGTTTGACCCGGATGACGATCAATACGACGAACAGATTTCGGTCCAGGCCCGCACCTTGGGGGCGATCGGCGCTCATCCCGAACTCAGTCGCCCGCTGCTGGAAAAGCTGCTCGCCGAGACGAAACCGGAGGAGTACGCTTACGATACGATCCTGCTGGCCCTTTGCCAGGTGATCGCTGCGAACGATCTCGACGCGACGGCGGTGTTGCCGCCGATCCTTTCGATGCTGAAGAATTCCGAGCAACAGTACGAACGCAATCCGGCGTTTGAGATGTTGACGCAGCTTGGTCCGAAGGGAGCGTCGACCACGGAACTAATGATCCAGTATCTGGAGTCCAACTACAGCAGCGACCGAGAAAAGGCGGTTGAAGCGCTCGAAAGCTTTGGACCTGCCGCAAAAGAAGCGGGCCCGGCGCTTGCTGCAGCGGCCGGAAGTTGGAGAGACGCGCGGCAACCGCTCGCTGCGCTTGCCGCGATCAAAGCAGGCGGTCCGGAACTGGCCGCGGTCGTGCCGAAACTGCTGCAAAACGTCGACGAACGCCGGCATGTACTGGAGACGCTCGCCGCAATCGGACCAAGCGCCGGCGATGCGGTTCCAGCGGTGGCGGAGGTCTTGGATAGTCCAGACAATTGGGAACGGAAAAGCGCGATCGAAGCGCTCGCCGGAATGAAAGAGGCGAGCAAGTCGGCGATCCCGAAATTAAGGGAGTTGGCCCTCAACGACCCGAGGTCGGACGTGCGCGAAGCAGCCGGCCAAGCGCTGCTGCAGATCGCTCCGGACGATCCGGAGGTGGCGGAAGTCGCTTTCGCCCAGCTCGACCTTTATGACGACGAAGCGGTTGACAAGCTGCTGGATGATCTCGGCGACGGCGCTGCGGCGTACATGATCGAGCGGACGAAAAGCAAAGAGCCGAGCGTCCGAAAGAACGGGCTCCTCCTGCTGTCGCGAACCACGATTCCCCGCGACGAGGCCGTCGCCATCTACCGCGAGCGGCTGAATGATGACGATCGCGAGGTGAAAGGAGCGGCCGCCGCTGGGATGCTCAAGCTGGGGGAGCGAACGGTTGAAGTTGCGAATGCGCTCGTCTCCACCCTTTCGGGCGAAGCGGACGACTGGGAGATCCAGGATAAACTTTACCATCTTCGTCAAGCGAGGCCCGCGCTGGTCGCGGTCGTTCTGGACAAAGAGAAGACGCCGCAGCTTCGCCACGCGGCGGCTGATCTGCTCATCGATCCGTTTGATTCAGCCGATGATCCGGAATTGAGGCCGTTATACGAGGCGCTTGCCGGCGACGACGCGTCGCAGCAGATGTGGGCTGCGCTGACGCTCGCTGGTCTCTCGGATCATAGCGCCGCGGTTTTGAAGCCGCTGATCGCGGCGACGAAGGAGGAAGGGACGCTTGGCGCCAGCGCGATTCGCCGATTAGGCGGGTTCCTGGATGCGGACAACGAGCAACGAGACAAGGCGGAAGCGGCGCTCGTCGAATTGGTGGCGGCGGAGGACGAGGAGGTAGCGGAGACCGCGGTCTTTGCGCTGAACGATGAGTTAACCGACGCATCGCTCGCGAAAATAACCGCCATGCTGAAAGAAGAGCGAACGAAACTTCCTGCGACCAGAGTGCTCGTTTCGAGCAGCCGCTCCTATGAGCTGGACGCTGAAATGCGCCAAAGCCTTACCGCGATGTTTGCGAGTTACGACGACGATGTCGTCGAGAGGGCTGTGATGGTTCTCGCCGCCAGCGGACCGAGCGGTGTGGAGGCGGTCGTGGACGTCGTTGCCGATGAAGAGTCGGAACTCTCTACCGAGACCAAGGGGATGATGCTACTTTTCATCGCCCATACTTATCGGTCGCAACGAGCGCTGAAACTGAATAATGAGACCTTCCTCAAGCTAAGAAAGTTGATCACCGCCGAACCGCAGCGTCTGGCGACGTCAGCGGCAGTCGTGTTGGCCGAGGGCGACGTGAAAGATCTTCTGCTGGGGCCGGCCCTGCTGCATGGGTTTGATTGGGACGAATATCTGATTCAAACATATTCCCTCAAATCGCTGCGTCGACGGTCTTGGGAAGCCGATGCGGTCGTTCCTGAATTAATAAAGCGAATGCCGACGGAGACTAATGACGTACGCCGATTTTTTTTCGCCCAGGTTTTGGAGACTCTGGGGAAGGATGATCCCGCAGCGAACGATGCGGTGATTGACGCGATAACGTCAGTGGCGGAGAACCTTCGATATCAAATCACCCGAGAGCTGAGCGATGCGACGCGAGAGCGACTTGCCGCCAGGTTAAGTGAATTCGACGATCCAGAAAAGAAATCACGCGCCTTGTGGGGATACTACCAATCTCTCTACTACCAAGAAGTTACAGCGGGGCCGCAGGCGCCAGCGATGCTGTACGAAGCGGTCAGAAGTGACGACCCTGAGATCAATCTACCGGCGGCGCTCGCATTAGCGCAGCTGGATCCGCAGGCGAGCGACGCCGTCGAGCCGTTGATGGCCGAATTGGAAGCAGGGCCGCGGGCGGACGTCTGTCAAGGTCTCCGTCGCTTGAAAGATGTCGCTGGGCCGGCCGTTCCCCGCCTGATCGAGCTGCTAAAAGTGAGTGACGTATTCCAGAGCAATGCAATCGCTCAAGTCTTGGGAGAGATCGGCCCGGCGGCTGCGCCGGCCGTTGACGAACTGGAGAAACGAGTCGCGGACGAACGCTTCCGGTATCCCGCAATCGAAGCGCTCAAGGGGATCGGCCCGGCCGCCAACAGAGCGGCGCCGGCGATCATTGCGCAAATTCGAGGAAGCGAGAGCCTTACGCCGATCGCCGAGGCGCTGATCGCGATCGGAGGGCCGACCGACGCATTGATCGCCGAATACCAGCGCCGGCTCGCCGACCGCTACGAACGATACGACGTTTTGGCCGATTTGCCCGCCATCGCGGCAATCAAGCCGATCGCTCCCGATCTATTGTCCGCGCTGAACTCTGACGACTCGCAACTGCAAATTGCCGCCGCCAAGGTGATCATGCGTCTGGAGAAGCAGGATCCCACTTACCTCGCTCCTCTGTTGACGCATGTCGATGCGAAGAATCCGAAAGTTTCAGAGGCGATGATCCAAGCTGTCGCACAGCAAACCGACGCTGCAGAGAAGGTGTTGCCGGTGCTATCGCAAAAGCTGACGTCGCCTGACAAGAATGTTCGAGCAGCGGCGGCGGCCGGGATCGGCTCCTTCAAGGAAAAGGGGAAAGTGCTCGTCCCAACGTTGGTTCCATTGGTGAGGGACGATTCGTTCGGTACGAGCGTGATTGATTCGGTCGGCGATATCGGCCCGGCCGCCGCGCCCGCAGTTCCGGAGTTGCAGAAAGCGCTGATCGATCTGTTGCAGTCCGATTCAAACGTAGCCTGGCGGCTGTGGGCGCGACATTGGGGAGCGATCGTCGCGCTTGGCAAAATTGGCCCCGCTTCGAAACCTGCGTTGCCGAAGTTACTGGAACTTTACGGCACAGCGGAAGAAGAGTGGGACAAAGAACGCCTGGGGGAAGCGATCTGGAAGATCGACTCCGAGGCGGCGAAGCAAGCCGGTATCGAGCCGCCGAAAGAGAAGGAAGAGGAATAG